In Macaca fascicularis isolate 582-1 chromosome 12, T2T-MFA8v1.1, the genomic stretch TCAGAGAATAGAAGGATTGACACCTAAAATTATTGTCCTTGAAGCATGAATGAAGGCAGTTATAATGCATTTTTGGTGTGAAGAATGCTTAAAATTAGACACGTGTTTGCTTGGGTTTTTGTCCTCTTTCCTCAGATCCTCAGGGTTTCTTGTTTTTTACACTAAGCCCAGTCTTCTGATGCTCTGATGATACCTCTGCACTTGTCTCCTTTAGTGCTTTACTGTCCTGTGTGAAGCCATGGATGGGAACAGCCGGGCCATCTCCAAAGCCTTTTACTCCAGCTTGCTGACGACACAGCAGGTTGTCTTGGATGGGCTCCTTCATGGCTTGACAGTTCCACAGCTCCCTGTCCACACTCCCCCAGGTAACCTGAGTGGGGAAGGGAGGTTCTCTTGACTTCTTTGTTGCATAGTTCAGGTTCTGCTCTTTCTAGTGCCATCACCTAGATAGCGCCTGGCatttagtaggtgctcagtaaataactGTGAACTGAGAGGATGAATGGGGATCTGAGGGAAACAAACAGACTTCATCCTGCATTCTTCCCACTCCCTTAGGTTCCCTACTCCTGCTGCCATATCAGTGAGTACTGGTGCTATTGTCTAGGGCAAGAGCCTCAGGCCTTTGGAGTCACTCTTTGCTTTTCTCCATAGGAGCCCCACAAGTGAGCCAGCCACTGCGAGAGCAGAGTGAGGATCTACCTGGAGCCATTTCCTCTGCCCTCGCAGCCATATGCACTGCTCCTGTGGGACTGCCCGACTGCTGGGATGCCAAGGAACAGGTCCGAGCTACAATTGCTTGTTCCTCTCATCCCTTCTGCCAGAGGAGTTGGGGAGGCTAGCCCTGGTTtttcagaaagacagaaaaacaagCTTTTAAGCCCCTCCTTTAGTACTTCCAGAAACAGATGCTCCCACCCTGGGCCATTTGTAGAACGTGATATAGCCAGAATCCCAGAGCCCATGGCCAGTTGGTGAGGGAGAGAGCACAGTGATAAACTGCCCAGGTGGTGGGGCAGCTGATCTGAAGCCTCCATTGATGCTTCCTCAAGGACTGAGGATTCAGCTTTCCTGATCCCTGTTGGTCAGTAATCCTTTCCTCTGTACCTGGCTACACTGGGGCCAAACTATGCCATGACTTTTGGTTCTCTGTTGGTGATGAAGACTGGGAATAAAATGGGGTCTGAGGTTTCTGGTGAATGGTGGGAAGAGTGACTAGGAAGAGACTGAGAGTCCTGATCATTTTGGACATATGAGAGGGATAGGGTTGTAATAATGTGGATAGGATTGAGCCTTCAGGTACGTCTCTATAGGTGTGTTGGCATTTGGCAAATCAGCTAACTGAAGACAGCAGCCAGCTCAGGCCATCCCTCATCTCTGGCCTGCAGCATCCCATCCTGTGCCTGCACTTTCTCAAGGTAATTCTCTTAACTCCTGGCATCACAGCTTTATTTTTAACTCCCagtacagagagagaaacagagagacagatcAAGAGAGGGGgactaagagagagagagagactgagagagaccAATTGAGAGAACCCCTTGGAAGACTCCTTTCTGCTTTTAAATCTGTTCAACTGAGAGGACCCCACTGTTAGCCAGTCCTCAGCAGAACTGAGAACGGTCCCTGTCTCACTCTCTCACAGCAAGAGGCAGAAGGGGGTTCTCTCACACTCCCAAGTGTGGGTACCAGATCTTTTGAGGGGCTGGCTGGTGTTTCAGCTGAGCCTTCAATCTTGGATCCCAGGGCCTGCTCTGCCTCACTGCCagactccttccctctctctcaggTTCTGTACTCCTGCTGCCTTGTCAGTGAGCGCCTGTGCCGTCTTCTAGGGCAGGAGCCCCTGGCCTTGGAATCCCTGTTTGTGTTGGTTCAGGGCAAGGTAAGCCAGCAGCACAGGTGGGCTTCCCCTGGCGGCCCCACTGTCTCAACCAGAGGTGGTTCTGATATCTTAGGTTTCCTTTGTAGGTAAAGGTAGTAGATTGGGAAGAGTCTACTGAAGTGACACTCTACTTCCTCTCCCTTCTTGTCTTTCGGCTCCAAAACCTGCCTTGTGGGTAAGTCATAAAGTAGGGTGTCTCCACAGAAGTCTTCTAGCCACATAGCTAACCCTCACAAAGAATATGGAGAATGGTACCCTACAGCCTATCCTTAGGAGGAATTGGGATAGAGAGTGTGAAGCTTTCTCTACAAAGAACAGACCTAGACTCCCATCAACTTTGTGCCTTGGAGGTAGACATGCAGCCTAGGTGAAGAACGTCATGCAAGGGAGAGGGGAGGCCGCTTGCCAACCTCCTTTAATACTGCTGCATCCCTTGATGTATCTCTTTATTCCAGAATGGAGAAGCTAGGCAGTGACGTTGCTACTCTCTTTACTCATTCGCATGTCGTCTCTCTTGTGGTAAGTTTTTAACCTTCACCCTTCTCCCCTTTTCACCCTAGCATCTACCCCTTGTGGAAGTTGGGGAGTCACTATCCAATTTGCATGTTTCTGGAGGCATTCTTTTGGCAGAGACATAAATCCTCTCTGCCTGTTCTGAATGCCATTTAGATTTGGacattcttcctcctcttctaccTCTCCCACAGAGTGCAGCAGCCTGTCTATTGGGACAGCTTGGTCAGCAAGGGGTGACCTTTGACCTCCAGCCCATGGAATGGATGGCTGCAGCCACACATGCCTTGTCTGCCCCTGCAGAGGTGAGGCCCCCCAGGGAGGGCACAGGCATGTTTTCTCTGAGTCAGACACTAGGACTGCATTCAAGGGGAAAAGACTGAAATGGTAGCAAGCATGGAGTAAACTGAGGAATGGAAAAGGAATCAAGGAGCCCTTCCTTTTCTAGATTTGTTGCCAGATAATAGGCCCCTCTGAACCCAGATTGATCCGGactttagatttctttttaatatgcaGGGCTTCtagagagtgagggagggaagggaagaggaagggtgACTAACCTGGGTTTTCTGAGTAGTGTGATAACCCTGCCTGCTTCATTCTCCTCCTCCAGAAGCTCATGCTCTTGGCAGAGTCCTTCCTAATGCATAATTTCTTCACCTCTGACTGCAGCTTCCACTCTGCTTTTCCCACTTATTCTTCTTAACAGATGGAAAAGGTGGCTGACATCCTGTGAATTCTTCAGGAAATCAGTCCATTATGTAggcttctttctgctttctcatttcccagaacttttcttcctttcatttttagaCCCTTTGGAActcatctttccttcattttgtaaaaagaaGGATAGACTTTATAATCAAATTAttgtcatccttttttttttttttttgagatggagtttcgctcttgttgcccaggctggagtgcgatggtgtgatcttggctcaccacaacctctgcctcctggattcaagtgattctcctgcctcagcctcctgagtaggtgggattacaggcatgcaccaccatgcccagctaatttttgtatttttagtagagacggggtttctccaggttggtcaggctggtctcgagctcctgacctcatgtgatccacccgcctcagcctcccaaagtgctgggattacaggtatataccaccatgcctggctcattttttttgtacttttagtagagatggggtttcaccatgttggccaggctggtctcgaactcctgatctcaagtgatccacccgcctccgcctcctaaagtgctgggattataggcatgagccactgtgcccagcctgtcatCCTTTATATAtgtagaattctttttttgtttgtttgtttttgagacggagtctcactctgttgccaagctggagtgcagtggcataatctcggctcactgcaacctctgcctcctgggttcaagcagttcttctgcctcaacctcctgagtagctgggacaacaggtgcgcgcctccatgcccagctaatttttgtatttttagtagagacggcatttcaccatgtcggccaggctggtcttgaactcctgacttcgtgatccacccgcctcggcctcccaaagtgctgggataacaggtgtgagctacgACGCCGGCTgaattctttataatttataaaacattttcacatgTTATCCCACAACACACTTGAAAGATAGACACACCGATGTAATAGTATTAATCTGCTTTTTCTAGACTAAGTTAGCCTTCAGACAGGTTGTATCACTAGTGATAGCACTAACACTCATCCAGGAGTCTAAGTCAGAACTTTGGGAGTCATCAGTGACTGTTCTGTCTTCCCCATTATTCCCCCATCCAAATGGTTCCCCCAGACCCCATATATTCTACCTTCCGGTTGACTCTCAAATCTGTTCCCTCCATGGCACCGTCACTGACCTGCCTTGGTTTAACGGCCACCCCATTCCTCTTAGGCACCTGCATTCTTCTTGTTTCTCTCTGACAGGTTCGGTTGACTCCACCAGGTAGTTGTGGATTCTATGATGGTCTCCTCATCCTTCTGTTGCAGCTCCTCACTGAGGTACAGATGCATCTTGGGATGGATGGGAAGTAAAGGGAGAGGAACTGGGCATTTTGGGGAGCCTCTGGACCAGAGGAATGAAGAAGCAACCCACAGCCTCCCCTCTCAAACTACTGTGCCTGTGATAGCCTTGGAACTTCCCTGCCTGCCCTCAGTACCGACCCTTTGAAGGAAACCATTTGCTGCATCCCCTGGGATCCAGTAGGGGATAAAATGAATTCCCTGGGTTTCAGCAGACATACACATGAGTTGTGAGGTCAGAGGGTTAAGGTTTGACAAGAAAGTGAAATAAGACAACAGGGAAATACTAGGTGGAAAAGCGGAAGGAATTATTTCTGGGATTTCCTTTCCTTGTAAGTCAGGGACAGGAATGAATAAAAGcattcgaactcctgacttctgtCTTTCCCCCGGCCCTCTTTCACTTTTATCTCTAGCAGGGGAAGGCTGGCCTAATCAGGGATGTGGCCAGTTCAGAAATGTGGACCGTTTTGTGGCACCGCTTCTCCACGGTCCTGAGGCTCCCCAAGGAGGCATCTGCACAGGAAGGGGAGCTTTTGCTATCCAATCCACCAAGCCCAGAGCCAGACTGGACACTGATTTCTCCCCAGGGTATCTTTCTATCAGTATCCTTTTTGGGAGTGCATTGATCTCCAAGAGGAGGCAGCCCAGAACTGGGTTAACCCacagaggtttcttttttttgcttttgcctgGGGACAGGAAGCGGTGTCTGCACTAGAGCTGCTCTAAGATGGGGAAGGGACTGAATAGGTGTAGCCCTGGGAACTGTGGGGAAGCAGGGGTATCTGGGCCTCTTGCCTGTTCCATTGGGTCTCTATTTTTGGTGTTCCCAGGCATGGCAGCCCTGCTGAGCCTGGCCATGGCCACCTTTACCCAGGAGCCCCAGTTATGCCTGAGCTGCCTGTCCCAGCATGGAAGTATCCTCATGTCCATCCTGAAGCATCTGCTTTGCCCCAGCTTCCTGAATCAACTGCGCCACGCGTGAGTTTGAGCTAGAAGAAGAGCCACAGAGTCAGcaatggggagggagagagaaggcaggaaagaagttACTGACAGATTGAGCTATGAAGCAAGAAAGATGAGATCAGGTTTAGGCTGGAAACCTAAGTACTGGCTCAGATTGTAGAACGGGAGCTGGGCAAAGGAattggaggagggagggaggaatgataAAAGTTAAGTGAACAAGACCAAGTCTCTTCGACATTCCTCTCCTTAGGCCTCATGGGTCTGAGTTTCTCCCTGTCGTGGTGCTCTCTGTCTGCCAGCtcctttgcttcccctttgcgCTGGACGTGGATGCTGACCTCCTTATAGATATCTTGGCCGACCTCAGGGACTCAGAAGTTGCAGCCCATCTGCTGCAGGTACTTGGGCAGCTAGCATGAAGGTGGGGGAGGAAGATAGCCAACCTTATATCCTCTAATTTACTTCCCAGCAGCTCCAGGGCTCTTCTAGGCCCCTGTAAGTGTGGAGCAGCTGGCTTGACTCAAAAGTTGGCATGGAGACAGTACTCAGGCCTATGCAGAGGCACGTGGTGGAAGCTGGGTTGGTGCCTCCTCCTCTCCATCAGTCTGTCACCTGGTTCTGTTGGTGCTCACTGGGGAGAACATCCTACTCTAGGCACTGAAGACTCAGCTCCTTGGCCAGAAATCATGTTTCTGGCAATTCTTGGCATTGCACAGTGGgtctttgttcttttggtgtttctttttgttttttcacagtGGGTCTTTGAAGGCAGAGACCGAGTCCTTGCAAAGTAAGGAATGATCTTGGAAAGAACCTGCTCTCTCAGGCTCTACATCGTATCTCATGTGGAGTGCTGTGGGGCGGGACTTCCAGCTCTCTGTGGCATTTCTCACCATAGCTTGGCTTTTGTCTCTCCCAGGTTTTGGGCTTCTTTCTAGCTGCATATACTCTCCCTCTCCCTGAATCGTTTTACCTCCTGTTCTGTCAGGTCTGCTGCTACCATCTTCCATTGACGCAAGTGGAGCTGCCCATCAGCCTCCTCACACGCCTGGCGCTCACGGATCCCACCTCTCTCAATCAGTTTGTGAACACAGTGGCTGCCTCCCCTAGAACCATTGTCTCGTTTCTCTCAGTTGCCCTCCTGAGTGACCAGCCACTGCTGACCTCTGACCTTCTCTCCCTGCTGGCCCATACTGCCAGGGTCCTGTCTCCCAGCTACTTGTCCTTTATCCAAGAGCTTCTGGCTGGCTCTGATGAATCTTATCGGCCCCTGCGCAGCTTCCTGGGCCACCCAGAGAATTCTGTGCGGGCACACACTTATAGGCTCCTGGGACACTTGCTCCAACACAGCATGGCCCTGCGTGGGGCACTGCAGAGCCAGTCTGGACTGCTCAGCCTTCTGCTGCTTGGGCTTGGAGACAAGGATCCTGTTGTGCGGTGCAGTGCCAGCTTTGCTGTGGGCAATGCAACGTATCAGGCTGGTCCTCTGGGACCTGCCCTGGCAGTTGCAGTGCCCAGTATGACCCAGCTGCTTGGAGATCCTCAGGCTGGTATCCGGCGCAATGTTGCATCAGCTCTGGGCAACTTGGGACCTGAAGGGTTGGAAGAGGAGCTGTTACAGTGCCAAGTACCCCAGCGACTCCTAGAGATGGCATGTGGAGACCCCCAGCCAAATGTGAAGGAGGCCGCCCTCATTGCCCTCCGGAGCCTGCAACAGGAGCCTGGCATCCATCAGGTATACCCTACAGTGCTTATGAACCATGATGATCAGGGCCCCTATAGTTCACAACATTTATCTGAGATCATCTGTAAGGAATTGGAATCAGGACATCCAGAAACTTATGCCGTGTTTCTCCCAGGGTCAGTGTCTTGGAGTGAGTTTTCCAATTACCATCTCCAGCCTTAGAGAAGGGAAGGGAGCTAGAAGAGGGCTCCAGTGGGCTGGGAAATGTCTGAGATCTCAAGGACCACAGTTGATCTCTTCTAGAGCTGTGCAGGAGGGAGATGAGGGAAGACTAAGAGATGCTGAGATAGAGTAGTTTTACTCTGTGTGCCACGAAGGTGCTGACTATTTCTTTAGACTTACCATGAGAAAAGCACAATGCTAAgcattttacctttattttctgGTTTAAACTATTACCATCCTAATTttgcagatgacaaaactgaggtacaaataatttaataactTGTCCAAGTTACAAGGACAGTGTGTAGGATTGGGCTTTTGAACTCAGAAGTCTGAGTCTAGACCCCATTCTCTTAACCACTACTTTATCCTGCCTCTTCTgcgcaattttcttttttctttttttttctgagacagagtttcactcttattgcccaggatggaatgcaatggcgtgatcttggctcaccgcaacttccacctcccaggttcaagcaattttcctgcctcagcttccggagtagctgggattacaggcatgtgccaccacgcctggttaattttgtatttttagtggagacagggtttctccatgttggtcaggctggtctcaaactcccaacctcatgtgatccacctgccttggcctcccagagtgctgggattacaggtgtgaactgctcttttttttttttttttt encodes the following:
- the STK36 gene encoding serine/threonine-protein kinase 36 isoform X3 → MEKYHVLEMIGEGSFGRVYKGRRKYSAQVVALKFIPKLGRSEKELRNLQREIEIMRGLRHPNIVHMLDSFETDKEVVVVTDYAEGELFQILEDDGKLPEDQVQAIAAQLVSALYYLHSHRILHRDMKPQNILLAKGGGIKLCDFGFARAMSTNTMVLTSIKGTPLYMSPELVEERPYDHTADLWSVGCILYELAVGTPPFYATSIFQLVSLILKDPVRWPSTISPCFKNFLQGLLTKDPRQRLSWPDLLHHPFIAGRVTIITEPAGPDLGTPFTSRLPPELQVLKDEQAHRLAPKGNQSRILTQAYKRMAEEAMQKKHQNTGPALEQEDKTRKVAPGTAPLPRLGATPQESSLLAGILASEMKSSWVESETGEAPPAPRENWTTPDCGQAFPEERPEVLGQRGTDAVDLENEEPDSDNEWQHLLETTEPVPVQLKAPLTLLCNPDFCQRIQSQLHEAGGQILKGILEGASHILPAFRVLSSLLSSCSDSVALYSFCREAGLPGLPLSLLRHSQESNSLQQCFTVLCEAMDGNSRAISKAFYSSLLTTQQVVLDGLLHGLTVPQLPVHTPPGAPQVSQPLREQSEDLPGAISSALAAICTAPVGLPDCWDAKEQVCWHLANQLTEDSSQLRPSLISGLQHPILCLHFLKVLYSCCLVSERLCRLLGQEPLALESLFVLVQGKVKVVDWEESTEVTLYFLSLLVFRLQNLPCGMEKLGSDVATLFTHSHVVSLVSAAACLLGQLGQQGVTFDLQPMEWMAAATHALSAPAEVRLTPPGSCGFYDGLLILLLQLLTEQGKAGLIRDVASSEMWTVLWHRFSTVLRLPKEASAQEGELLLSNPPSPEPDWTLISPQGMAALLSLAMATFTQEPQLCLSCLSQHGSILMSILKHLLCPSFLNQLRHAPHGSEFLPVVVLSVCQLLCFPFALDVDADLLIDILADLRDSEVAAHLLQVCCYHLPLTQVELPISLLTRLALTDPTSLNQFVNTVAASPRTIVSFLSVALLSDQPLLTSDLLSLLAHTARVLSPSYLSFIQELLAGSDESYRPLRSFLGHPENSVRAHTYRLLGHLLQHSMALRGALQSQSGLLSLLLLGLGDKDPVVRCSASFAVGNATYQAGPLGPALAVAVPSMTQLLGDPQAGIRRNVASALGNLGPEGLEEELLQCQVPQRLLEMACGDPQPNVKEAALIALRSLQQEPGIHQVLVSLGASEKLALLSLGNQSLPHSSPRPASAKHCRKLIHLLRPTHSM
- the STK36 gene encoding serine/threonine-protein kinase 36 isoform X1, with translation MEKYHVLEMIGEGSFGRVYKGRRKYSAQVVALKFIPKLGRSEKELRNLQREIEIMRGLRHPNIVHMLDSFETDKEVVVVTDYAEGELFQILEDDGKLPEDQVQAIAAQLVSALYYLHSHRILHRDMKPQNILLAKGGGIKLCDFGFARAMSTNTMVLTSIKGTPLYMSPELVEERPYDHTADLWSVGCILYELAVGTPPFYATSIFQLVSLILKDPVRWPSTISPCFKNFLQGLLTKDPRQRLSWPDLLHHPFIAGRVTIITEPAGPDLGTPFTSRLPPELQVLKDEQAHRLAPKGNQSRILTQAYKRMAEEAMQKKHQNTGPALEQEDKTRKVAPGTAPLPRLGATPQESSLLAGILASEMKSSWVESETGEAPPAPRENWTTPDCGQAFPEERPEVLGQRGTDAVDLENEEPDSDNEWQHLLETTEPVPVQLKAPLTLLCNPDFCQRIQSQLHEAGGQILKGILEGASHILPAFRVLSSLLSSCSDSVALYSFCREAGLPGLPLSLLRHSQESNSLQQQSWYGTFLRDLMAVIQAYFACTFNLERSQTGDSLQVFQEAANLFLDLLGKLLAQPDDSEQTLRRDSLMCFTVLCEAMDGNSRAISKAFYSSLLTTQQVVLDGLLHGLTVPQLPVHTPPGAPQVSQPLREQSEDLPGAISSALAAICTAPVGLPDCWDAKEQVCWHLANQLTEDSSQLRPSLISGLQHPILCLHFLKVLYSCCLVSERLCRLLGQEPLALESLFVLVQGKVKVVDWEESTEVTLYFLSLLVFRLQNLPCGMEKLGSDVATLFTHSHVVSLVSAAACLLGQLGQQGVTFDLQPMEWMAAATHALSAPAEVRLTPPGSCGFYDGLLILLLQLLTEQGKAGLIRDVASSEMWTVLWHRFSTVLRLPKEASAQEGELLLSNPPSPEPDWTLISPQGMAALLSLAMATFTQEPQLCLSCLSQHGSILMSILKHLLCPSFLNQLRHAPHGSEFLPVVVLSVCQLLCFPFALDVDADLLIDILADLRDSEVAAHLLQVCCYHLPLTQVELPISLLTRLALTDPTSLNQFVNTVAASPRTIVSFLSVALLSDQPLLTSDLLSLLAHTARVLSPSYLSFIQELLAGSDESYRPLRSFLGHPENSVRAHTYRLLGHLLQHSMALRGALQSQSGLLSLLLLGLGDKDPVVRCSASFAVGNATYQAGPLGPALAVAVPSMTQLLGDPQAGIRRNVASALGNLGPEGLEEELLQCQVPQRLLEMACGDPQPNVKEAALIALRSLQQEPGIHQVLVSLGASEKLALLSLGNQSLPHSSPRPASAKHCRKLIHLLRPTHSM
- the STK36 gene encoding serine/threonine-protein kinase 36 isoform X2, which encodes MEKYHVLEMIGEGSFGRVYKGRRKYSAQVVALKFIPKLGRSEKELRNLQREIEIMRGLRHPNIVHMLDSFETDKEVVVVTDYAEGELFQILEDDGKLPEDQVQAIAAQLVSALYYLHSHRILHRDMKPQNILLAKGGGIKLCDFGFARAMSTNTMVLTSIKGTPLYMSPELVEERPYDHTADLWSVGCILYELAVGTPPFYATSIFQLVSLILKDPVRWPSTISPCFKNFLQGLLTKDPRQRLSWPDLLHHPFIAGRVTIITEPAGPDLGTPFTSRLPPELQVLKDEQAHRLAPKGNQSRILTQAYKRMAEEAMQKKHQNTGPALEQEDKTRKVAPGTAPLPRLGATPQESSLLAGILASEMKSSWVESETGEAPPAPRENWTTPDCGQAFPEERPEVLGQRGTDAVDLENEEPDSDNEWQHLLETTEPVPVQLKAPLTLLCNPDFCQRIQSQLHEAGGQILKGILEGASHILPAFRVLSSLLSSCSDSVALYSFCREAGLPGLPLSLLRHSQESNSLQQQSWYGTFLRDLMAVIQAYFACTFNLERSQTGDSLQVFQEAANLFLDLLGKLLAQPDDSEQTLRRDSLMCFTVLCEAMDGNSRAISKAFYSSLLTTQQVVLDGLLHGLTVPQLPVHTPPGAPQVSQPLREQSEDLPGAISSALAAICTAPVGLPDCWDAKEQVCWHLANQLTEDSSQLRPSLISGLQHPILCLHFLKVLYSCCLVSERLCRLLGQEPLALESLFVLVQGKVKVVDWEESTEVTLYFLSLLVFRLQNLPCGMEKLGSDVATLFTHSHVVSLVSAAACLLGQLGQQGVTFDLQPMEWMAAATHALSAPAEVRLTPPGSCGFYDGLLILLLQLLTEGKAGLIRDVASSEMWTVLWHRFSTVLRLPKEASAQEGELLLSNPPSPEPDWTLISPQGMAALLSLAMATFTQEPQLCLSCLSQHGSILMSILKHLLCPSFLNQLRHAPHGSEFLPVVVLSVCQLLCFPFALDVDADLLIDILADLRDSEVAAHLLQVCCYHLPLTQVELPISLLTRLALTDPTSLNQFVNTVAASPRTIVSFLSVALLSDQPLLTSDLLSLLAHTARVLSPSYLSFIQELLAGSDESYRPLRSFLGHPENSVRAHTYRLLGHLLQHSMALRGALQSQSGLLSLLLLGLGDKDPVVRCSASFAVGNATYQAGPLGPALAVAVPSMTQLLGDPQAGIRRNVASALGNLGPEGLEEELLQCQVPQRLLEMACGDPQPNVKEAALIALRSLQQEPGIHQVLVSLGASEKLALLSLGNQSLPHSSPRPASAKHCRKLIHLLRPTHSM
- the STK36 gene encoding serine/threonine-protein kinase 36 isoform X4; translated protein: MSTNTMVLTSIKGTPLYMSPELVEERPYDHTADLWSVGCILYELAVGTPPFYATSIFQLVSLILKDPVRWPSTISPCFKNFLQGLLTKDPRQRLSWPDLLHHPFIAGRVTIITEPAGPDLGTPFTSRLPPELQVLKDEQAHRLAPKGNQSRILTQAYKRMAEEAMQKKHQNTGPALEQEDKTRKVAPGTAPLPRLGATPQESSLLAGILASEMKSSWVESETGEAPPAPRENWTTPDCGQAFPEERPEVLGQRGTDAVDLENEEPDSDNEWQHLLETTEPVPVQLKAPLTLLCNPDFCQRIQSQLHEAGGQILKGILEGASHILPAFRVLSSLLSSCSDSVALYSFCREAGLPGLPLSLLRHSQESNSLQQQSWYGTFLRDLMAVIQAYFACTFNLERSQTGDSLQVFQEAANLFLDLLGKLLAQPDDSEQTLRRDSLMCFTVLCEAMDGNSRAISKAFYSSLLTTQQVVLDGLLHGLTVPQLPVHTPPGAPQVSQPLREQSEDLPGAISSALAAICTAPVGLPDCWDAKEQVCWHLANQLTEDSSQLRPSLISGLQHPILCLHFLKVLYSCCLVSERLCRLLGQEPLALESLFVLVQGKVKVVDWEESTEVTLYFLSLLVFRLQNLPCGMEKLGSDVATLFTHSHVVSLVSAAACLLGQLGQQGVTFDLQPMEWMAAATHALSAPAEVRLTPPGSCGFYDGLLILLLQLLTEQGKAGLIRDVASSEMWTVLWHRFSTVLRLPKEASAQEGELLLSNPPSPEPDWTLISPQGMAALLSLAMATFTQEPQLCLSCLSQHGSILMSILKHLLCPSFLNQLRHAPHGSEFLPVVVLSVCQLLCFPFALDVDADLLIDILADLRDSEVAAHLLQVCCYHLPLTQVELPISLLTRLALTDPTSLNQFVNTVAASPRTIVSFLSVALLSDQPLLTSDLLSLLAHTARVLSPSYLSFIQELLAGSDESYRPLRSFLGHPENSVRAHTYRLLGHLLQHSMALRGALQSQSGLLSLLLLGLGDKDPVVRCSASFAVGNATYQAGPLGPALAVAVPSMTQLLGDPQAGIRRNVASALGNLGPEGLEEELLQCQVPQRLLEMACGDPQPNVKEAALIALRSLQQEPGIHQVLVSLGASEKLALLSLGNQSLPHSSPRPASAKHCRKLIHLLRPTHSM